The following proteins are encoded in a genomic region of Opitutaceae bacterium:
- a CDS encoding cellulase family glycosylhydrolase: protein MIFLQIARYASITLTGIALLGAAPCNATDHPRLPWLEVRGNTLVANGEPLVLHGFNLGNWLLLEDFLFGLYGVDAQIREAFADQLGARASTFWRTYETVYFQKEDAEYLQRKGVNFLRVPLNQRRFEDPNCPGVYDPEALEQLDRVINLCAKHGIYVLLDLHAVQGGQSRQIYANSASSLPEFWRYADHRRRATDLWVFLAARYANESAVAGYDLLNEPWTEGQTELLTQWYRDTLSRVRRIDQRHLVWLEGDNYGKRFDGLTPDLLDQDGVLVQFHIYPDLVVPVGKLAGYPGEVDGVFYDRAFLEKHLEAHIEYSRKKPLLLGEIGLYTAEKALTVAQKVGEDLFAIAKANGWSWAIWTYKDHRYMGLVHPRSDTPWRRFLASTAAGKTRTLSAGFIEDHDLTPSTTLNEAADKIGEGLRWQEAYHTMLGARRPFLMLQSKALLAPLGTATDESVRALAESFAFANCEESPPIAGLYLSGRGR, encoded by the coding sequence GTGATTTTCCTCCAGATCGCCCGCTACGCTTCCATCACCCTGACCGGAATCGCCCTCTTGGGTGCCGCGCCCTGCAATGCGACGGACCACCCGCGCCTCCCTTGGCTGGAGGTGCGAGGCAACACACTTGTGGCAAACGGTGAGCCGTTGGTCCTTCATGGATTCAACCTGGGCAACTGGCTGTTGCTCGAGGATTTTCTTTTTGGACTCTACGGAGTGGACGCGCAAATCCGCGAGGCATTTGCTGACCAACTGGGTGCACGAGCGAGTACCTTCTGGAGGACTTACGAAACCGTCTATTTTCAAAAAGAGGATGCGGAGTACCTGCAGCGGAAGGGAGTAAATTTTCTCAGGGTTCCCTTGAATCAACGTCGCTTTGAGGATCCGAACTGCCCGGGTGTTTACGATCCTGAGGCGTTGGAGCAACTCGACCGCGTCATCAATCTTTGTGCGAAGCACGGCATCTATGTGCTCCTCGATCTCCATGCCGTGCAAGGTGGACAGTCACGCCAGATTTATGCGAACTCGGCGAGTTCCCTCCCTGAGTTTTGGCGATACGCAGATCACCGAAGACGTGCTACCGACCTGTGGGTGTTCCTAGCGGCCCGATACGCAAATGAATCTGCAGTGGCAGGCTACGATCTGCTCAACGAGCCATGGACGGAAGGCCAGACCGAGCTCCTCACACAATGGTACCGCGATACGCTCTCGAGAGTTCGGCGCATTGATCAACGGCACCTCGTCTGGCTCGAAGGCGATAATTACGGGAAGCGTTTCGATGGGCTTACCCCTGACTTGCTTGATCAAGACGGCGTGCTCGTGCAATTCCACATCTACCCGGACCTGGTGGTGCCCGTCGGCAAGCTCGCCGGCTACCCAGGCGAGGTGGACGGCGTGTTCTACGATCGCGCATTCCTTGAGAAACACCTTGAAGCTCATATTGAGTACTCACGAAAAAAGCCGCTCTTGCTCGGCGAAATCGGGCTCTACACGGCTGAGAAAGCGCTCACCGTGGCTCAAAAAGTGGGGGAGGACCTGTTTGCCATTGCGAAAGCAAATGGCTGGTCCTGGGCAATCTGGACCTATAAGGACCACCGGTACATGGGGCTGGTTCATCCACGCTCAGACACTCCTTGGCGGAGATTTCTTGCGAGCACCGCCGCCGGGAAAACACGCACGCTGAGTGCGGGCTTCATCGAGGACCACGACTTAACACCGTCCACCACATTGAATGAGGCTGCCGACAAGATCGGCGAGGGCCTTCGATGGCAGGAGGCCTACCACACGATGTTGGGTGCAAGGCGACCCTTTCTAATGCTCCAATCCAAGGCCCTCCTCGCCCCGCTGGGAACTGCCACCGACGAAAGCGTGCGGGCGCTCGCGGAGTCTTTTGCCTTCGCCAACTGTGAGGAGTCCCCGCCAATCGCCGGGCTTTATCTCAGCGGTAGGGGCAGGTAA